From Echinicola soli, a single genomic window includes:
- the murG gene encoding undecaprenyldiphospho-muramoylpentapeptide beta-N-acetylglucosaminyltransferase, with product MEAKETYRIMISGGGTGGHIYPAIAIAHAWAERYPESEILFVGAEGKMEMQKVPEAGYTIEGLPVAGLQRRLTLQNLSFPFKLWDSINKAKKLIKRFKPHAVVGVGGYASGPLLYVAQQQGIPTLIQEQNSFAGLTNKLLAKKARAFCVAYEGMEKFFPADRIYFTGNPVRKDILDLGAKKEQALSHFGLEAGRQVVLVLGGSLGARTINNAVVASMKHFEEQGYQVLWQTGKFYIEEMTAKLVSAGLAHVHALEFIREMDLAYAAADLVVSRAGALSVSELSLVGKPVIFIPSPNVAEDHQTKNALACVEKDAAVLLSDDEAVEGLVGKVDGLMADPEGMERLGKNIKKMGKPDAAREIVKKLEALIK from the coding sequence ATCGAAGCGAAGGAAACATATCGAATCATGATCAGTGGAGGTGGTACAGGCGGACATATTTATCCGGCTATAGCCATCGCCCATGCTTGGGCTGAGCGGTACCCGGAAAGTGAAATCCTTTTCGTCGGTGCTGAAGGAAAAATGGAGATGCAAAAAGTCCCGGAAGCAGGTTATACCATCGAAGGCTTACCCGTGGCAGGACTTCAACGCAGGCTTACCCTGCAAAACCTGAGCTTTCCCTTTAAGCTTTGGGACAGTATCAACAAAGCCAAAAAACTGATCAAGCGGTTTAAGCCTCATGCAGTAGTAGGTGTTGGAGGATATGCCAGTGGACCATTGCTATACGTGGCCCAACAGCAAGGGATTCCCACGCTGATCCAAGAGCAAAATTCCTTCGCTGGGTTGACCAACAAGTTATTGGCCAAAAAGGCAAGGGCATTTTGTGTGGCGTATGAGGGAATGGAAAAGTTTTTTCCTGCTGACAGGATTTATTTTACCGGCAATCCAGTGAGAAAGGACATTTTGGACCTTGGGGCCAAAAAAGAGCAGGCACTGAGCCATTTTGGATTGGAAGCGGGTCGACAGGTGGTGTTGGTGTTGGGAGGAAGCTTGGGCGCCAGGACCATCAATAATGCAGTGGTGGCGTCGATGAAGCATTTTGAGGAGCAAGGCTATCAGGTGCTTTGGCAGACAGGGAAGTTTTATATTGAAGAAATGACAGCGAAGTTGGTCTCAGCGGGGCTGGCGCATGTGCATGCGCTGGAGTTTATTCGGGAAATGGACTTGGCCTATGCGGCTGCAGATCTGGTGGTTTCCAGAGCGGGTGCCTTGTCGGTGTCAGAATTGAGCTTGGTAGGCAAGCCGGTGATTTTCATTCCGTCTCCTAACGTGGCCGAAGACCACCAGACAAAAAACGCCTTGGCCTGTGTAGAGAAAGATGCTGCGGTATTACTTAGCGATGATGAGGCTGTGGAGGGACTTGTTGGAAAAGTGGACGGACTTATGGCGGATCCTGAAGGAATGGAGCGCCTTGGCAAAAATATAAAGAAAATGGGCAAGCCAGATGCTGCCCGGGAGATTGTAAAGAAACTGGAAGCGTTGATCAAATGA
- the murC gene encoding UDP-N-acetylmuramate--L-alanine ligase, with translation MNWEKLHSVYFLGIGGIGMSAIARWFNHIGIPVSGYDRTPSPLTRKLEEEGIQITYEDTVDTIPANIKENAEDVLIVWTPAIPKDSVQLNHFIKEDFDLKKRSEVLGMITSSMYTVGVAGTHGKTTTSSMVAHMLKFAGKNIAAFLGGLTQNYESNLILHDEENEEQPIVVVEADEFDRSFLRLHPNVAVVTSVDADHLDIYGDAQELTRNFEKYISLLPDDGVLFIQKDALEKLNRNDFGSLTLRQYGLGEGAVRAENIKAGIASFEFDYVSEEKTIKGLVLRVPGFHNVENALASISIALHFGISEAAIREGLETFKGVKRRFEIKRQDEKGVYIDDYAHHPEEIRAFLKSVRAMYPEQKLTAVFQPHLYTRTRDFADGFSEALSLADEVILLDIYPARELPIEGVNAEMLMDKISAKEKSLHSKDELLEFLDKQRPAVLVTLGAGDIDRLVDPINNLMEQWD, from the coding sequence ATGAATTGGGAAAAGTTACATAGCGTGTATTTTCTGGGGATCGGCGGGATTGGCATGAGTGCCATTGCCCGGTGGTTTAACCATATCGGTATCCCTGTGAGCGGGTATGACCGGACACCATCCCCTTTGACCAGAAAGCTTGAAGAGGAAGGGATACAGATTACCTATGAGGATACCGTGGATACGATTCCTGCGAACATCAAAGAAAATGCTGAAGATGTGCTGATCGTATGGACGCCTGCGATACCAAAAGACAGCGTACAGCTCAACCACTTCATCAAGGAAGATTTTGACCTGAAAAAGCGCTCGGAGGTACTTGGCATGATTACGTCTTCCATGTATACTGTCGGTGTGGCCGGCACCCATGGCAAAACCACAACCTCCAGTATGGTGGCCCATATGCTGAAATTTGCTGGTAAGAATATTGCCGCTTTTTTGGGCGGCCTTACGCAGAATTATGAGAGTAACCTTATTCTACATGATGAGGAAAATGAGGAGCAACCGATCGTAGTGGTAGAGGCGGATGAGTTTGACCGTTCCTTTTTGAGATTACATCCGAATGTGGCTGTGGTGACGAGTGTGGATGCCGATCACTTGGATATTTATGGTGATGCTCAGGAGCTTACAAGAAACTTCGAAAAGTACATCAGTTTACTTCCTGATGATGGGGTGTTATTTATTCAAAAAGATGCCCTTGAAAAGCTAAATAGGAATGATTTTGGCAGTTTGACTTTGCGTCAATATGGACTGGGAGAAGGGGCTGTCAGGGCAGAGAATATCAAGGCTGGAATTGCCTCTTTTGAGTTTGATTATGTCAGCGAAGAGAAGACCATCAAGGGGCTGGTTTTACGTGTGCCCGGCTTTCACAATGTGGAAAATGCCTTGGCATCAATTTCCATTGCCTTGCATTTCGGGATCAGTGAAGCCGCCATCCGAGAGGGGCTTGAGACGTTTAAAGGTGTCAAGCGCCGATTTGAGATCAAGCGGCAGGATGAGAAGGGCGTTTACATCGATGACTATGCCCATCATCCAGAGGAGATAAGGGCTTTTTTAAAGTCAGTGAGAGCGATGTATCCCGAGCAAAAACTTACGGCAGTTTTCCAGCCTCATCTGTATACCAGGACGAGGGATTTTGCAGACGGATTTTCAGAGGCACTATCCCTGGCCGATGAAGTGATTTTATTGGATATCTACCCTGCCAGGGAGCTGCCGATAGAAGGAGTGAATGCGGAGATGCTGATGGATAAGATCAGCGCAAAGGAGAAGTCTTTGCATTCCAAGGATGAATTACTGGAGTTTTTGGATAAACAACGGCCAGCGGTGCTGGTGACCTTGGGGGCGGGAGATATCGATCGATTAGTGGATCCAATCAATAACCTGATGGAGCAATGGGACTGA